In one window of Candidatus Avedoeria danica DNA:
- a CDS encoding glycosyltransferase family 9 protein, with protein MSAATATRQTPARAQRHILVVKLADLGDAILTTPTLDALRRRWPDAVLDVLTTPQAAVAFHASGLVDAVHAVDVHRRAPGAAPNAIRRAIAVVGLVRRLRRTRYDAVALCHPLVTRRGAVKHAALVLSIGAPVRAGLVAPGSRRGWFLTHRAVDPGYDRAHIADAMLGVAAAIGAPSGAARLRFVPGDAAERAADGLLATDGRAAAHGRPSAAATGLSAVARDTGRLDGCTVAIHPGAGVYSPARRWSPERFAEVAQALAAAGARIVLVGTDGDGGADVRASGAPIDHDLTGATDVRTLAAVLQRCHLVVANDGGVAHLAAAVGTPVVAVFGPSNDVAWRPWPPDRPGAPSPHRVVALDVPCRPCFYVGHRLGRPAGCATRDCLRWLGADRVVAAAFDALAAAIPRPPTPSSPERREER; from the coding sequence ATGAGCGCCGCGACCGCAACGCGCCAAACGCCCGCGCGGGCGCAGCGCCACATCCTGGTGGTCAAGCTCGCCGACCTCGGCGACGCGATCCTGACGACGCCGACGCTCGACGCGCTGCGCCGCCGCTGGCCGGATGCCGTTCTCGACGTCCTCACCACGCCGCAGGCTGCCGTCGCGTTCCACGCCAGCGGGCTCGTCGACGCCGTTCACGCCGTTGACGTCCACCGCCGCGCCCCCGGCGCAGCCCCGAACGCCATCCGCCGCGCCATCGCCGTCGTCGGCCTCGTGCGCCGCCTCCGACGGACGCGCTACGATGCGGTCGCGCTCTGCCATCCGCTCGTCACGCGCCGCGGCGCCGTGAAGCACGCGGCGCTCGTCCTCTCGATCGGCGCACCCGTGCGGGCCGGTCTCGTCGCGCCCGGCAGCCGACGCGGCTGGTTCCTCACCCATCGGGCCGTGGATCCGGGCTACGATCGGGCCCACATCGCGGACGCGATGCTCGGCGTCGCCGCCGCGATCGGTGCGCCGAGCGGTGCGGCGCGGCTGCGGTTCGTGCCCGGCGACGCGGCGGAGCGGGCGGCCGACGGCCTGCTGGCGACGGACGGACGCGCGGCGGCGCACGGTCGGCCATCCGCCGCCGCGACGGGCCTGTCCGCCGTCGCCCGCGACACCGGGCGGCTCGACGGTTGCACGGTGGCCATCCACCCCGGCGCCGGCGTCTACAGCCCTGCCCGCCGCTGGTCGCCCGAGCGGTTCGCCGAAGTGGCCCAAGCCCTCGCAGCGGCCGGTGCCCGGATCGTCCTCGTCGGCACGGACGGCGACGGCGGTGCCGACGTCCGCGCGTCCGGCGCCCCGATCGACCACGACCTCACCGGCGCGACGGACGTCCGGACGCTGGCGGCCGTGCTCCAACGGTGCCACCTTGTCGTAGCGAACGACGGCGGCGTGGCGCACCTCGCAGCGGCGGTCGGAACGCCGGTCGTGGCGGTGTTCGGCCCGTCGAACGACGTGGCGTGGCGGCCGTGGCCGCCGGATCGGCCCGGCGCGCCGTCGCCGCACCGCGTCGTGGCGCTGGACGTGCCGTGCCGACCGTGCTTCTATGTCGGCCACCGCCTCGGCCGGCCGGCTGGCTGCGCCACGCGCGACTGCCTGCGCTGGCTCGGCGCCGATCGGGTCGTCGCCGCCGCATTCGACGCGCTCGCGGCGGCGATCCCCCGCCCGCCGACGCCGTCATCGCCCGAACGCCGAGAGGAACGATGA
- a CDS encoding adenylyltransferase/cytidyltransferase family protein: MDTPPLAPRRTDDASPAPHVAADLDAAARLCARWQADGRRVVLTNGCFDLMHVGHTRYLAQARALGDRLVVALNGDDGVRALKGEGRPVLPAAERAELLAALRAVDLVIVFESPTAVEVVRALRPDVYVKGGDYDATAHRPPEADAATAVGTDVRFLPYVAGRSTQTLIAAIRAGRRL, translated from the coding sequence ATGGACACCCCCCCCCTCGCGCCTCGCCGGACGGACGACGCATCGCCCGCGCCGCACGTCGCCGCCGACCTCGACGCAGCCGCACGGCTGTGCGCGCGCTGGCAGGCCGATGGCCGGCGTGTCGTCCTCACGAACGGCTGCTTCGATCTGATGCACGTCGGCCACACCCGCTACCTGGCGCAGGCCCGGGCGCTCGGCGACCGGCTCGTCGTCGCGCTGAACGGGGACGACGGCGTCCGCGCCCTGAAGGGCGAAGGCCGGCCGGTCCTGCCGGCCGCCGAACGCGCCGAGCTGCTGGCGGCACTCCGCGCGGTCGACCTCGTCATCGTGTTCGAGTCGCCGACCGCCGTGGAGGTCGTGCGCGCCCTCCGGCCGGATGTGTACGTCAAGGGGGGCGACTACGACGCGACCGCCCACCGCCCGCCGGAGGCGGATGCCGCCACGGCCGTCGGCACGGACGTCCGGTTCCTGCCGTACGTCGCCGGGCGATCCACGCAAACGTTGATCGCGGCGATCCGCGCCGGTCGGCGACTGTGA
- a CDS encoding oligosaccharide flippase family protein, with protein MTGRPPADEIGTGDSGVPPDDVGTMFPPTAPDESDPSAGLAASEAAAHARGAEAGTRRLVGSAALLGIGNVASRVLGFVRDAQIAQAYGGGVATAAFSIAERVPKQIYVLLIGGQLSAALVPTLAHYGAAKRDELTRAVAVLLTAAAAATGLVALGVYVFATPLAEALVLPESPLRAQGGLPIVAQGLRIMAPACVLFAIGGVVTGLLYALERFSAAVLAGAAYNLGMLLAVFLLRDRLGPAALPTGVVLGSAIQLAVLLHGARGLSLHLTLRLRHPVLRRVLTLYAPIAAGLVITDALVPFVDAGYSSLGADAAPAWLAWATRLVQFPHGFISTTIALAILPALAAAHARGEAQTFARTLARGMRLVVALTLPAAVGMAVLAGPIVALAYQRGAFVAADRVGVALALQGFLIGLPFAAIDLPLNYAFYARGNTWLPALIGVLSVGVWWLVARFIGPPAVHGPFPQATSHVGLALADSAKHAAHAATLFWLVRRSSGREVASGLIRTAAGAAAAAAIMGAVVLAMDVRLAPLVPEGLTGWAMRGGLGAVVGIALYVPLAARLGVREIGWIAGIARSRLRPG; from the coding sequence GTGACCGGCCGGCCGCCGGCGGACGAGATCGGCACAGGCGATTCGGGCGTGCCGCCGGACGACGTCGGCACGATGTTCCCGCCCACGGCGCCGGACGAGAGCGATCCGTCCGCCGGGCTGGCCGCCTCGGAAGCGGCGGCGCATGCACGGGGCGCCGAGGCCGGCACGCGCCGGCTCGTCGGATCGGCCGCGCTGCTCGGGATCGGCAACGTCGCCAGCCGGGTGCTCGGCTTCGTCCGCGATGCCCAGATCGCACAGGCGTACGGCGGCGGTGTCGCCACCGCGGCGTTCAGCATTGCCGAGCGGGTCCCCAAGCAGATCTACGTGCTCCTCATCGGCGGACAGCTCTCCGCCGCGCTCGTCCCGACGCTGGCGCACTACGGCGCGGCCAAGCGGGACGAGCTGACGCGCGCCGTCGCCGTCCTGCTCACGGCGGCGGCGGCAGCCACCGGCCTTGTCGCGCTCGGCGTCTACGTGTTCGCGACGCCGCTGGCCGAGGCGCTCGTGCTCCCCGAATCGCCCCTCCGGGCCCAGGGCGGTCTGCCGATCGTTGCCCAGGGCCTGCGGATCATGGCCCCGGCGTGCGTGCTGTTCGCCATCGGCGGCGTCGTGACCGGGCTGTTGTACGCGCTGGAGCGGTTCTCGGCGGCCGTGCTGGCCGGCGCCGCCTACAACCTCGGGATGCTCCTCGCCGTCTTCCTGCTGCGCGACCGCCTCGGCCCCGCCGCGCTCCCGACCGGCGTCGTCCTCGGCTCGGCCATCCAGCTGGCGGTCCTGCTGCACGGTGCGCGCGGCCTCTCGCTTCACCTCACACTTCGGCTGCGGCACCCCGTGCTCCGCCGCGTGCTCACGCTGTACGCCCCGATCGCCGCCGGGCTCGTCATCACGGATGCGCTCGTTCCGTTCGTGGACGCCGGCTACTCCTCTCTCGGCGCCGACGCCGCACCGGCCTGGCTGGCGTGGGCGACGCGCCTCGTGCAGTTCCCGCACGGCTTCATCAGCACGACGATCGCCCTGGCCATCCTGCCCGCCCTCGCCGCGGCGCACGCGCGGGGCGAGGCGCAGACGTTTGCCCGGACGCTGGCGCGCGGTATGCGGCTCGTCGTCGCGCTCACGCTGCCGGCGGCCGTCGGCATGGCGGTGCTTGCCGGACCGATCGTGGCGCTGGCCTACCAGCGCGGCGCCTTCGTGGCCGCGGACCGCGTCGGCGTGGCGCTCGCACTGCAGGGATTCCTCATCGGACTGCCGTTCGCCGCGATCGACCTGCCGTTGAACTACGCGTTCTACGCCCGCGGCAATACCTGGCTGCCGGCGCTGATCGGCGTGCTCAGCGTGGGCGTGTGGTGGCTGGTGGCGCGTTTCATCGGTCCGCCGGCCGTGCACGGCCCGTTCCCGCAGGCCACGTCGCACGTTGGACTGGCGCTGGCAGACAGCGCCAAGCACGCTGCGCATGCCGCGACCCTCTTCTGGCTCGTCCGGCGATCGAGCGGCCGCGAGGTCGCCAGCGGCCTCATCCGAACCGCCGCCGGTGCCGCCGCGGCGGCCGCCATCATGGGCGCCGTCGTCCTCGCCATGGACGTGCGCCTGGCGCCGCTCGTGCCGGAAGGCCTGACGGGCTGGGCGATGCGCGGCGGCCTGGGCGCCGTCGTCGGCATCGCGCTCTACGTCCCGCTGGCCGCGCGCCTCGGCGTGCGGGAGATCGGTTGGATCGCGGGGATCGCGCGCAGCCGGCTGCGGCCGGGCTGA
- a CDS encoding SH3 domain-containing protein: protein MTTPPDALDPTPLSPPPPEGDEVPTPLFERWLGVESAARRVRDGLGVVAARAGRAGHVAGRALRRFGAWLANPLHLRRVLYVLLPVLVAIGLLSPPVSLGTRLWSLTYHRLRPGVDATVQARGAPGAELLVYRYSIGRAARADLEAQNGLPAGTDALPDDATALTDFFRLRIRGPAPREAYLHVDVPVSTEDQPFVDAFGWDGTRWRWLQSQWMIAGRLKVLVPTGEYVPSTLVVARAETGRPAVSAVLLPPPSALPAAAAELPILEVRAFTLERDDGLIARRPVVPVNPQAQVYGVADNREEGRVRGDLINNILTRPETRLRHRSELVRAAEADNLAGIVLDYEDIDEGLNDAWAGFVALLGADLRRAGKQLIVNVPMPRLAAGEWSGGNVEWRRIGDGADGVRVKLPGGAPLSTAALDSLVQWCLTAVDRRKLQLAIPVQGQDIVDNIVTPITYGEALGRILDIARSDAPDRITPGRETTIELPTIRASELGKDEATQRWRFFYWDANRRQHTVWLTDVEGLRPVFDTAAYYRIGSIVLDGVSNGVDPFLWRMVRTYLREGEARTGQSSYRLRWQLLDAAGRIVMQADQPLDATTFRFDAPRTVGDYRLSVNLMTGDGELAAPGAETVVLVAEPPPPPPTPTQFAIVIDVTPESIETAASPDDEARARAPVTIGGEGGEDAAAVAFDAMLDVADTALRAAPNVEAREITTLRKGDRLIRIDVSDDARWWLVRIGSTGMQGWVFASFLVTPTPTPPQTATPAPAGTLSPSAPSAPPSAAAATARPTATVQRVLPRPTRTLRPVTPAAAGALSPSPTP, encoded by the coding sequence GTGACGACACCACCCGACGCCCTCGATCCGACCCCGTTGTCGCCTCCGCCGCCGGAAGGCGATGAAGTTCCGACGCCGCTCTTCGAGCGCTGGCTCGGCGTCGAGTCCGCCGCGCGGCGCGTACGGGACGGCCTTGGCGTCGTTGCCGCACGCGCGGGGCGCGCCGGGCACGTCGCGGGACGGGCGCTGCGGCGGTTCGGCGCGTGGCTGGCGAACCCGCTCCACCTGCGGCGCGTGCTGTACGTGCTGCTGCCGGTGCTCGTGGCCATCGGCCTCCTCTCGCCGCCGGTCTCGTTGGGCACGCGGCTGTGGTCGCTCACGTATCACCGACTGCGGCCGGGCGTGGATGCCACCGTACAGGCGCGCGGCGCGCCGGGGGCCGAGCTGCTCGTGTATCGCTACAGCATCGGGCGGGCAGCTCGGGCGGATTTGGAAGCACAGAACGGTCTCCCGGCCGGAACGGACGCGCTGCCGGACGATGCGACCGCGCTGACGGACTTCTTCCGCCTGCGCATCCGCGGCCCGGCGCCGCGCGAGGCCTACCTCCACGTCGACGTGCCGGTATCGACCGAGGACCAACCGTTCGTGGACGCCTTCGGCTGGGACGGGACGCGGTGGCGCTGGCTGCAGTCGCAGTGGATGATCGCCGGGCGGCTGAAAGTCCTCGTTCCGACCGGCGAGTACGTGCCGAGCACCCTCGTTGTCGCGCGCGCCGAGACCGGTCGCCCGGCGGTCTCGGCCGTCCTCCTGCCGCCGCCGAGCGCGCTGCCGGCCGCCGCGGCCGAGTTGCCGATCCTCGAGGTGCGCGCGTTTACCCTCGAGCGCGACGACGGGCTGATCGCGCGCCGGCCCGTCGTGCCGGTGAACCCGCAGGCGCAGGTGTACGGTGTGGCGGACAACCGCGAAGAGGGGCGGGTCCGCGGGGATCTGATCAACAACATCCTCACCCGCCCCGAGACGCGCCTGCGCCATCGCTCCGAGCTCGTCCGGGCCGCGGAAGCCGACAATCTGGCCGGCATCGTGCTGGACTACGAGGACATCGACGAGGGGTTGAACGACGCATGGGCCGGCTTCGTCGCACTGCTCGGCGCCGACCTTCGACGCGCCGGCAAGCAACTGATCGTCAACGTGCCGATGCCGCGCCTGGCCGCCGGAGAGTGGAGCGGCGGCAACGTGGAGTGGCGGCGGATCGGGGACGGCGCCGATGGGGTGCGCGTCAAGCTGCCCGGCGGCGCGCCGCTCAGCACGGCCGCGTTGGACAGCTTGGTGCAGTGGTGCCTGACCGCCGTCGATCGTCGCAAGCTCCAGCTGGCGATCCCGGTGCAGGGTCAGGACATCGTCGACAACATCGTGACGCCGATCACGTACGGCGAGGCGCTGGGTCGGATCCTCGACATCGCCCGTTCCGACGCGCCCGACCGGATCACCCCCGGCCGGGAGACGACGATCGAGCTGCCGACGATCCGGGCGTCCGAGCTCGGCAAGGACGAGGCCACGCAGCGCTGGCGCTTTTTCTACTGGGACGCGAACCGCCGCCAGCACACCGTTTGGCTGACCGACGTCGAAGGGCTGCGGCCCGTCTTCGACACGGCGGCCTACTACCGGATCGGCTCGATCGTCCTGGACGGCGTGTCCAACGGCGTCGATCCGTTCCTGTGGCGGATGGTCCGAACGTACCTCCGCGAAGGTGAGGCGCGTACCGGGCAGTCGAGCTATCGGCTGCGCTGGCAGCTGCTCGATGCTGCCGGCCGGATCGTCATGCAGGCCGACCAGCCGCTGGACGCCACGACGTTCCGCTTCGATGCCCCGCGGACGGTCGGCGATTACCGCCTGAGCGTCAACCTGATGACCGGCGACGGCGAGCTGGCCGCGCCGGGCGCCGAGACCGTCGTCCTCGTGGCCGAGCCGCCGCCGCCGCCGCCGACCCCGACGCAGTTTGCGATCGTCATCGACGTGACGCCCGAGTCCATCGAGACCGCGGCGTCCCCCGACGACGAGGCCCGTGCGCGCGCGCCGGTGACGATCGGCGGCGAAGGCGGCGAGGACGCGGCCGCCGTGGCGTTCGATGCGATGCTCGACGTCGCGGACACGGCGTTGCGCGCCGCGCCGAACGTCGAAGCGCGCGAGATCACGACGCTGCGCAAGGGCGACCGCCTGATCCGGATCGACGTATCGGACGATGCGCGCTGGTGGCTCGTGCGGATCGGCAGCACCGGCATGCAGGGGTGGGTGTTCGCCAGCTTCCTTGTGACCCCGACGCCGACGCCGCCGCAGACCGCAACGCCGGCACCAGCCGGCACGCTCAGCCCGAGCGCGCCGTCCGCGCCGCCGTCCGCGGCGGCGGCCACTGCCCGGCCGACGGCCACGGTGCAGCGTGTTCTGCCGCGGCCCACGCGCACGCTGCGTCCGGTGACCCCGGCCGCGGCCGGCGCGCTTTCGCCCAGCCCGACGCCCTGA
- the coaBC gene encoding bifunctional phosphopantothenoylcysteine decarboxylase/phosphopantothenate--cysteine ligase CoaBC → MTSQVAPAGPAVDAAVFTRPTFDGRAVALGVTGSIAAYKSLGLASALVQRGAHVDVILTRAAGELVRPLAFQALTHRPVALDLWDPAGVIAMDHVAIAHRAELFVVAPATADAIARLALGLAGDALGTTALAVRCPIVVAPAMEPRMWDHPATQGHVRTLLERGVVVVGPVGGRMASGERGVGRMVEPDTLLEHLAAALGQGGPLRGRRIVVSAGPTREGIDPVRFLSNGSTGRMGYAIARRARDLGADVTLISGPVALPPPAALTFVGVESAEEMCAAVLDVAPSADAIVMTAAVADYKPVRYSAEKVKKQPGDMTLVLDRTPDILVALDAVVRDRCDAPVRVGFAAETSDLVGHARAKLEGKNLDLIIANPVPASFGGDDSEALLIDRTTVDARPFGAKADLAGEIMRRVHGLLLERDARIHGRSRP, encoded by the coding sequence ATGACCAGTCAAGTCGCTCCGGCCGGTCCAGCGGTCGATGCCGCCGTCTTCACGCGGCCGACGTTCGACGGCCGCGCCGTCGCGCTCGGAGTGACGGGTTCGATCGCCGCGTACAAGTCCCTCGGCTTGGCGAGCGCCCTCGTGCAACGCGGCGCGCACGTCGACGTGATCCTGACCCGCGCCGCCGGCGAACTCGTGCGGCCGCTGGCCTTCCAGGCACTGACGCACCGGCCGGTGGCGCTTGACCTGTGGGACCCGGCCGGCGTGATCGCAATGGACCATGTGGCGATCGCCCACCGCGCCGAGCTGTTCGTCGTCGCGCCGGCCACCGCCGACGCCATCGCCCGCCTCGCCCTCGGCCTCGCCGGCGACGCGCTCGGCACGACGGCGCTCGCCGTTCGCTGTCCGATCGTCGTCGCGCCGGCGATGGAGCCGCGGATGTGGGACCACCCGGCCACCCAAGGGCACGTGCGCACGCTCCTGGAGCGCGGCGTCGTCGTCGTCGGGCCGGTCGGCGGCCGGATGGCTTCCGGCGAGCGCGGGGTCGGTCGGATGGTCGAGCCCGACACGCTCCTCGAGCACTTGGCGGCGGCGCTCGGGCAAGGCGGTCCGCTGCGCGGGCGTCGGATCGTCGTCAGCGCCGGGCCGACGCGCGAGGGGATCGACCCGGTCCGGTTCCTGTCGAACGGATCGACGGGCCGGATGGGCTACGCGATCGCGCGACGGGCGCGGGACCTCGGCGCCGACGTCACGCTGATCAGCGGGCCGGTGGCGCTGCCGCCGCCCGCCGCCCTGACCTTCGTCGGCGTCGAGAGCGCCGAGGAGATGTGCGCGGCGGTGCTGGACGTCGCGCCCTCGGCCGACGCGATCGTCATGACGGCGGCCGTGGCTGACTACAAGCCGGTGCGGTATTCGGCCGAAAAGGTGAAGAAACAGCCGGGCGACATGACGCTCGTTCTCGACCGCACACCGGACATCCTCGTCGCGCTGGACGCGGTGGTGCGCGACCGGTGCGACGCCCCCGTCCGGGTCGGCTTTGCGGCCGAGACGTCCGACCTCGTCGGTCATGCGCGCGCCAAGCTCGAGGGCAAGAACCTGGACTTGATCATCGCCAACCCCGTGCCGGCCTCGTTCGGCGGGGATGATTCGGAGGCACTGCTCATCGACCGCACAACCGTCGACGCCCGGCCGTTCGGTGCCAAGGCCGACTTGGCCGGCGAGATCATGCGCCGCGTGCACGGTCTCCTCCTGGAGCGCGACGCGCGGATCCACGGACGGTCCCGCCCGTGA
- a CDS encoding type III pantothenate kinase: MLLTVSIGNSHTAFAVHPSSGTGRRSGFRLQTDPRRTVDELGLWVADLLARDGLALRDVHAACICSVVPGATETVVALCRAAFDVAPLVVRPGVRSGLPVRYRPASALGADRFVDAVAAKAAYGSPVIVVDFGTATTINVVDADGAFVGGAIAPGIGIAAEALARAGARLVRVDVEGPTPPLVGRTTESAVQSGLIHGHAALVDGLLEQIVAALDARPAAPPVDLSAEMPAVGAPPFAPTFAVPIVATGGWAAVMAPQVPRIAHVHPGLIHDGLRLVWQRHADARRAA, from the coding sequence ATGCTCCTCACCGTCAGCATCGGGAACAGCCACACCGCGTTCGCCGTCCACCCGTCCAGCGGGACGGGCCGGCGGTCCGGCTTCCGACTGCAGACGGACCCGCGCCGCACCGTCGACGAGCTCGGCCTGTGGGTGGCCGACCTGCTGGCACGCGACGGGCTCGCGCTGCGCGACGTCCATGCGGCCTGCATCTGCAGCGTCGTGCCCGGCGCCACGGAAACCGTTGTCGCCCTCTGCCGCGCGGCGTTCGATGTGGCGCCGCTCGTCGTCCGGCCCGGCGTGCGATCCGGCCTGCCGGTACGCTACCGCCCCGCCTCCGCCCTCGGCGCCGACCGATTCGTCGATGCCGTGGCCGCAAAGGCCGCGTACGGATCGCCGGTGATCGTCGTGGACTTCGGCACGGCCACGACGATCAACGTCGTCGATGCCGACGGGGCGTTCGTAGGCGGTGCGATCGCGCCCGGCATCGGGATCGCCGCCGAGGCGTTGGCCCGCGCGGGCGCACGCCTGGTGCGCGTGGATGTCGAAGGGCCGACACCGCCGCTCGTCGGGCGCACGACCGAATCGGCGGTACAGAGCGGCTTGATCCACGGCCATGCCGCGCTCGTCGACGGGCTCCTGGAGCAGATCGTCGCAGCGCTCGATGCCCGCCCGGCCGCGCCGCCGGTCGATCTGTCGGCCGAAATGCCGGCCGTCGGCGCGCCGCCGTTCGCGCCGACGTTCGCGGTTCCGATCGTCGCCACCGGCGGCTGGGCGGCGGTCATGGCGCCGCAAGTGCCGCGGATCGCCCATGTCCATCCCGGTCTCATCCATGACGGCCTTCGGCTCGTCTGGCAGCGGCATGCCGATGCCCGCCGGGCAGCGTGA
- a CDS encoding PstS family phosphate ABC transporter substrate-binding protein: MSTPTFSTFTRIGFIAVAALTMAACGPEDAPPAAEPTAATVAEMPTTAPAEMPTDVPAPSADAGAVTLAPVDPAGVTGDIVTAGSSTVFPLSERIAARFKDEGYTGNVTIDSVGTGAGFERFCTAGETDIANASRPVKDEEKANCEKIGREVVEFRVGTDALAIVVNPQNDWADDITLDELKAIFAGAATWQEVRAEWPAEPVKLFSPGTDSGTFDYFVEAVFEKDEAPLLAANPQMSEDDNILAQGVEGDKGAIGYFGYAYYAESGGKLKILKVGGVEPNFTTAEDGTYPLSRPLYIYSSIDVLKAKPQVASFISYYLSSVNEEIEAAGYFPASAEALDEAETSWTTAAGQ, encoded by the coding sequence ATGTCCACCCCCACGTTTTCGACCTTCACGCGGATCGGTTTCATCGCCGTCGCCGCCCTGACCATGGCCGCCTGCGGTCCCGAGGATGCTCCGCCGGCCGCTGAGCCGACGGCGGCCACGGTCGCCGAGATGCCGACGACCGCTCCGGCCGAGATGCCGACCGACGTCCCCGCCCCGTCCGCCGACGCCGGCGCCGTGACGCTCGCGCCGGTCGACCCGGCCGGCGTCACCGGTGACATCGTCACCGCCGGCAGCTCGACCGTATTCCCGCTCTCCGAGCGCATCGCCGCCCGCTTCAAGGACGAGGGCTACACCGGCAACGTCACGATCGACAGCGTCGGCACGGGCGCGGGCTTCGAGCGCTTCTGCACGGCCGGCGAGACGGACATCGCCAACGCCAGCCGACCGGTCAAGGACGAAGAGAAGGCGAACTGCGAGAAGATCGGCCGTGAGGTCGTCGAGTTCCGCGTCGGCACGGACGCGCTGGCGATCGTCGTGAACCCGCAGAACGACTGGGCCGATGACATCACGCTCGACGAGCTCAAAGCGATCTTCGCCGGCGCGGCGACGTGGCAGGAAGTGCGCGCGGAGTGGCCGGCCGAGCCCGTGAAGCTCTTCAGCCCGGGCACCGACAGCGGCACGTTCGACTACTTCGTCGAGGCGGTTTTCGAGAAGGACGAGGCCCCACTGTTGGCCGCCAACCCGCAGATGTCCGAGGACGACAACATCCTGGCGCAGGGCGTGGAGGGCGACAAGGGCGCGATCGGCTACTTCGGCTACGCGTACTATGCCGAGAGCGGCGGCAAGCTCAAGATCCTCAAGGTCGGCGGCGTCGAGCCGAACTTCACGACCGCCGAGGACGGCACCTATCCGCTGTCGCGCCCGCTTTACATCTACTCGTCGATCGATGTTCTGAAGGCCAAGCCGCAGGTGGCGAGCTTCATCAGCTACTACCTCTCCTCGGTCAACGAGGAGATCGAGGCCGCCGGCTACTTCCCGGCCAGCGCCGAGGCGCTCGATGAGGCGGAGACGAGCTGGACGACGGCCGCCGGTCAGTAG
- the pstC gene encoding phosphate ABC transporter permease subunit PstC — MAIAAETVSASGRAQSEVRASLRRRSRPTESLIQGLLFLCGAISILTTIGIVFVLTRESLRFFADPDVSVWKFLTGTTWQPHLKQFGILPLVNATLGTSAIAMVVALPLGLAVAIYLSEYASSPMRNALKPVLEVLAGIPTVVFGYFALMFMTPLLRLIFGADLVSGYNMASAGIVIGILILPLVTSMSEDALHAVPRSLREASFALGATRLETSVHVVLPAALSGIAAAFILAISRAIGETMVVAIASGASPNLTFNPFQPAETMTGHIARISSGDLSFNTIDYDSIFAIGLMLFLMTLGLNAVSQRVVRRFREQYE; from the coding sequence ATGGCGATTGCAGCCGAAACAGTGAGCGCATCAGGGCGCGCACAGTCCGAGGTTCGCGCAAGCCTTCGCCGGCGATCACGGCCGACGGAGAGCCTCATCCAGGGTCTCCTGTTCCTGTGCGGTGCGATCTCGATCCTGACGACGATCGGCATCGTGTTCGTCCTGACCCGCGAGAGCCTGCGGTTCTTCGCCGACCCCGACGTCTCCGTCTGGAAGTTCCTGACCGGCACCACATGGCAGCCGCACCTGAAGCAGTTCGGCATCCTGCCGCTGGTCAACGCCACGCTCGGAACGTCCGCCATCGCGATGGTCGTGGCACTCCCGCTCGGGTTGGCGGTGGCCATCTACTTGAGCGAGTACGCATCGTCGCCGATGCGCAACGCCCTCAAGCCGGTGCTCGAAGTGCTCGCCGGCATCCCGACCGTCGTCTTCGGCTACTTCGCCCTCATGTTCATGACGCCGCTGCTGCGGCTCATCTTCGGCGCCGATCTCGTCTCGGGCTACAACATGGCGTCGGCAGGCATCGTCATCGGCATCCTCATCCTGCCGCTCGTCACCTCGATGAGCGAGGACGCGCTCCACGCCGTGCCGCGCAGCCTGCGCGAGGCCAGCTTCGCCCTTGGTGCGACACGGCTGGAGACGAGCGTACATGTCGTCCTACCGGCCGCGCTCTCCGGGATCGCCGCCGCGTTCATCCTGGCGATCTCGCGCGCCATCGGCGAAACGATGGTCGTCGCGATCGCGTCCGGCGCCAGCCCGAACCTCACGTTCAATCCGTTCCAGCCGGCCGAGACGATGACCGGGCACATCGCCCGCATCTCGTCAGGCGACCTCAGCTTCAACACGATCGACTACGACAGCATCTTCGCGATCGGCCTGATGCTGTTTCTCATGACGCTCGGCCTGAACGCCGTCAGCCAGCGGGTCGTGCGGCGCTTCCGGGAGCAATACGAATGA